In Paenibacillus sp. FSL M7-0420, a single genomic region encodes these proteins:
- a CDS encoding DUF6199 family natural product biosynthesis protein — protein sequence MVVFAILFVLIAMLNIFFPAMGWHMRYGWMVKGDSGPSEAYLMMSRITSVIVLILFFLFFLPSMFG from the coding sequence ATGGTTGTCTTTGCTATTCTATTTGTACTGATTGCGATGCTGAATATCTTCTTCCCGGCCATGGGCTGGCATATGCGTTATGGCTGGATGGTCAAGGGCGACTCCGGCCCCAGTGAAGCCTATCTCATGATGAGCCGAATCACAAGTGTGATCGTTCTTATTCTCTTTTTCTTGTTCTTTTTGCCCTCTATGTTTGGTTAG
- the pyrE gene encoding orotate phosphoribosyltransferase: MSILENRSEQVASHLLEIGAVALRPQEPFTWTSGIKSPIYCDNRLTMAFPAVRNYIAEAFAELIRTSYPDAEVIAGTATAGIPHAAWVADKLGLPMAYIRDKAKGHGKQNQIEGLITPGQKVVVIEDLISTGGSSIKAAQAVQEAGGLPLAVLAIFSYELDRAVDAFAAAELPLQSLSNYSTLINVALAQGKIAQSDVALLQSWRQDPAAFGV, translated from the coding sequence ATGAGCATATTAGAGAATCGAAGTGAACAGGTCGCCAGTCATCTGCTGGAGATCGGAGCGGTAGCCCTGCGCCCGCAGGAGCCGTTCACCTGGACCTCCGGCATTAAATCGCCGATCTACTGCGATAACCGTCTGACCATGGCCTTTCCGGCTGTCCGCAACTACATTGCGGAGGCCTTCGCAGAGCTGATCAGAACCAGCTATCCGGACGCCGAGGTGATCGCCGGGACAGCAACAGCCGGTATCCCGCACGCGGCCTGGGTGGCCGATAAGCTCGGTCTGCCGATGGCTTACATCCGCGATAAGGCCAAAGGCCACGGCAAGCAGAACCAGATCGAAGGACTCATCACGCCCGGCCAGAAGGTCGTCGTCATCGAGGACCTGATCTCCACCGGCGGCAGCTCCATCAAAGCCGCGCAGGCCGTTCAGGAAGCAGGCGGCCTCCCGTTGGCCGTGCTGGCCATCTTCAGCTACGAGCTGGACCGCGCGGTAGACGCATTCGCTGCAGCGGAGCTTCCGCTCCAGAGCCTGTCCAACTACAGCACGCTGATTAATGTGGCGCTGGCCCAAGGCAAGATCGCTCAGAGCGATGTAGCGCTGCTGCAATCCTGGCGCCAGGACCCTGCCGCCTTCGGCGTGTAG
- the pyrF gene encoding orotidine-5'-phosphate decarboxylase codes for MAGRLMVALDYPNADKARALIEQLEGIPCYMKVGMQLFYAAGPEFIRELKERGYSVFLDVKMHDIPNTVRGGAESLTLLGVDMFNVHAAGGAAMMAAAVEGAAKAVSLQPSLHMPLIIAVTQLTSTSQEVMNREIGIAGPVTDAVVRYAKLAAEAGLHGVVASPQESLVIAEACGPEFRTVTPGIRPAGASLDDQSRVMTPGQAIRQGSHYLVVGRPITAAADPRAAALNIIEEMSQA; via the coding sequence ATGGCCGGACGCCTGATGGTAGCCTTGGATTATCCGAATGCAGACAAGGCGCGGGCGCTGATCGAACAGCTCGAAGGCATTCCCTGTTATATGAAGGTGGGTATGCAGCTGTTCTATGCAGCCGGACCTGAGTTCATCCGGGAACTGAAGGAGCGCGGATATTCGGTATTCCTCGATGTGAAAATGCATGATATCCCCAACACCGTACGGGGCGGGGCCGAAAGCTTGACCCTGCTCGGGGTTGATATGTTCAATGTACATGCCGCCGGAGGAGCTGCCATGATGGCAGCTGCGGTGGAGGGGGCGGCGAAGGCCGTCAGCCTCCAGCCGTCGCTGCACATGCCGCTGATTATCGCGGTAACCCAGCTTACCAGCACCAGTCAGGAAGTGATGAACCGCGAAATCGGCATAGCCGGACCAGTGACGGATGCGGTGGTGCGTTATGCCAAGCTTGCAGCGGAAGCAGGCCTGCACGGAGTCGTAGCATCCCCGCAGGAATCCTTGGTGATTGCCGAAGCCTGCGGACCGGAATTCCGCACGGTTACCCCGGGCATCCGGCCCGCCGGGGCGTCCCTGGACGACCAGTCCCGGGTCATGACTCCCGGACAGGCTATCCGCCAAGGCAGCCACTACCTGGTAGTAGGCCGGCCGATTACAGCAGCGGCAGATCCGCGAGCTGCAGCACTGAATATTATTGAGGAGATGAGCCAAGCATGA
- the carB gene encoding carbamoyl-phosphate synthase large subunit, with the protein MPKNNKLKKILVIGSGPIVIGQAAEFDYAGTQACQALKEEGVEVVLINSNPATIMTDTNMADKVYIEPITLEFVTGIIRQERPDGLLPTLGGQTGLNMAVELARAGVLEQEKVKLLGTQLESIEKAEDRDLFRELMRELDQPVPESAIITSVEEALGFAAGIGYPLIVRPAYTLGGTGGGICDNEEELRETVKAGIRYSPIGQCLVEKSIAGMKEVEYEVMRDANDNCIVVCNMENFDPVGVHTGDSIVVAPSQTLSDREYQMLRSASLKIIRALSIEGGCNVQFALDPQSYQYYVIEVNPRVSRSSALASKATGYPIAKMAAKIALGYTLDEIVNPVTGQTYACFEPTLDYIVSKIPRWPFDKFTSANRKLGTQMKATGEVMAIGRTFEESIHKAIRSLEIGVHRFRLPGAELLEESVLRYRLAKPDDERLFLIAEAFRRGYELQEIQDITNVDWWFLSKIEGLVSFEDEIRAEETLSADILYQAKRKGFTDRAIAEIRAEGRPGGAFTKESEVRVLRLQQGLVPVFKMVDTCAAEFEATTPYYYSTYETENEVIHSDKQKVIVLGSGPIRIGQGIEFDYSTVHAVWAIQKAGYEAVIINNNPETVSTDFNTSDRLYFEPLFFEDVMNVIAQENPIGVIVQFGGQTAINLAAPLAAAGVNILGTSLASIDEAENRKKFEALLARLDIAQPKGKTVINIDEAVETAQSLGYPVLVRPSYVLGGRAMEIVYNDTELLSYMVEAVKVNPEHPVLIDRYMLGKEVEVDAICDGETVVIPGIMEHVERAGVHSGDSIAVYPPQYLDEGLKQKIAEITIKIAKELKTIGLVNIQFVIYQDEVYVIEVNPRSSRTVPFLSKVTGIPMANLATKIILGGKLKEDGYTEGLWPESDYVSVKVPVFSFAKLRRVEPTLGPEMKSTGEVMGRDKLYAKALYKGLIGAGMKIPATGAIIVTVADKDKAEAVELMKGFHAMGYKIIATGGTAAALEQAGLNVMNVNKLDEGEPTILDLIRGGQANFVFNTLTKGKTPERDGFRIRREAVENGVVCMTSLDTVTALLRMLQTINFSSQSMPAFVGQ; encoded by the coding sequence ATGCCTAAGAACAACAAACTCAAAAAAATTCTGGTTATCGGCTCCGGCCCGATCGTTATTGGTCAAGCTGCCGAATTCGACTATGCAGGCACTCAGGCCTGCCAGGCCCTTAAAGAAGAGGGCGTCGAGGTCGTGCTGATCAACAGCAACCCGGCGACGATTATGACCGATACCAATATGGCGGACAAAGTATACATCGAGCCGATCACGCTGGAATTCGTGACTGGCATTATCCGTCAGGAGCGCCCGGACGGGCTGCTGCCGACACTCGGCGGACAGACCGGCCTGAACATGGCTGTAGAACTGGCCCGTGCCGGAGTCCTGGAGCAAGAGAAAGTGAAGCTGCTGGGTACACAGCTCGAATCCATCGAGAAAGCGGAGGACCGCGATCTGTTCCGCGAGCTGATGCGCGAGCTGGATCAGCCAGTGCCGGAAAGTGCGATTATTACCAGTGTGGAAGAAGCTCTGGGCTTCGCCGCAGGAATCGGCTATCCGCTGATCGTTCGTCCTGCCTACACGCTGGGCGGAACCGGAGGCGGGATCTGCGACAACGAAGAAGAGCTGCGTGAGACCGTTAAGGCGGGTATCCGTTACAGCCCGATCGGCCAATGTCTGGTCGAGAAGAGCATCGCCGGGATGAAGGAAGTTGAATATGAGGTTATGCGTGATGCGAACGACAACTGTATCGTAGTCTGCAACATGGAGAACTTTGATCCGGTGGGCGTACATACGGGCGACAGTATCGTTGTGGCACCGAGCCAGACGCTGTCCGACCGTGAATATCAGATGCTGCGCAGCGCTTCCCTGAAGATTATCCGCGCGCTGAGTATTGAAGGCGGCTGTAACGTTCAGTTCGCACTGGACCCGCAGAGCTACCAGTATTACGTCATTGAAGTGAACCCGCGTGTAAGCCGCTCCTCGGCGCTGGCCTCGAAGGCGACTGGTTATCCGATTGCCAAGATGGCAGCCAAGATTGCCCTCGGCTATACGCTGGATGAAATCGTCAATCCGGTGACCGGGCAGACTTACGCCTGCTTCGAGCCTACACTGGACTATATTGTCAGCAAAATCCCGCGCTGGCCGTTCGACAAGTTCACCTCGGCGAACCGCAAGCTGGGTACCCAGATGAAGGCGACCGGTGAGGTCATGGCGATCGGCCGTACCTTTGAAGAGTCGATTCACAAGGCCATCCGGTCGCTGGAGATCGGTGTCCACCGTTTCCGTCTGCCGGGAGCGGAGCTGCTTGAAGAGAGTGTGCTGCGCTATAGACTTGCCAAGCCGGATGATGAGCGCCTGTTCCTGATCGCCGAAGCCTTCCGCCGCGGGTATGAGCTGCAGGAGATTCAGGATATTACAAATGTGGACTGGTGGTTCCTCTCCAAGATCGAAGGGCTTGTGAGCTTCGAGGATGAGATCCGTGCCGAAGAGACACTGTCTGCTGACATACTGTATCAGGCCAAGCGCAAGGGCTTCACAGACCGGGCGATTGCCGAGATTCGTGCCGAAGGCCGTCCGGGCGGGGCATTCACCAAGGAGTCGGAGGTACGTGTGCTGCGTCTGCAGCAGGGTCTGGTTCCGGTATTCAAAATGGTCGATACCTGCGCCGCTGAATTTGAGGCCACTACGCCATACTATTACTCTACCTATGAGACAGAGAATGAGGTCATTCATTCCGATAAGCAGAAGGTGATTGTACTCGGCTCCGGTCCGATCCGTATCGGCCAGGGGATTGAGTTCGACTACTCCACTGTGCATGCGGTATGGGCTATCCAGAAGGCTGGCTATGAAGCCGTCATAATCAATAACAATCCAGAGACCGTATCTACGGATTTCAATACCTCTGACCGTCTGTACTTTGAACCGCTGTTCTTCGAGGATGTCATGAACGTCATTGCCCAAGAGAATCCGATCGGAGTTATCGTGCAGTTCGGCGGACAGACCGCGATTAACCTGGCTGCACCGCTTGCTGCTGCGGGTGTGAACATTCTGGGTACCAGCCTTGCGAGTATCGACGAAGCCGAGAACCGCAAGAAGTTCGAAGCGCTGCTGGCCCGTCTGGATATCGCACAACCGAAGGGCAAGACTGTAATCAACATTGATGAGGCTGTCGAAACCGCGCAATCACTCGGTTATCCGGTGCTGGTTCGTCCATCGTATGTCCTGGGCGGACGCGCCATGGAGATTGTCTACAACGACACAGAGCTGCTGAGCTATATGGTTGAAGCGGTAAAAGTCAATCCGGAGCATCCGGTGCTGATCGACCGCTATATGCTGGGCAAAGAGGTTGAGGTTGACGCCATCTGCGACGGCGAGACCGTAGTTATTCCGGGGATCATGGAGCATGTGGAACGCGCAGGGGTTCACTCCGGCGACTCCATCGCTGTCTACCCGCCGCAATATCTGGATGAAGGCCTCAAGCAGAAGATTGCCGAGATCACGATAAAGATTGCCAAAGAGCTCAAGACCATCGGGCTGGTGAACATCCAGTTTGTTATCTATCAGGACGAAGTGTATGTGATCGAGGTTAACCCGCGCTCCTCGCGTACGGTTCCGTTCCTGAGCAAGGTGACCGGTATTCCGATGGCGAACCTGGCGACCAAGATCATTCTCGGCGGCAAGCTGAAGGAAGACGGGTACACGGAAGGCCTCTGGCCGGAGAGCGACTATGTGTCAGTCAAAGTGCCGGTGTTCTCTTTTGCCAAGCTGCGCAGAGTTGAGCCTACACTCGGACCGGAGATGAAATCCACCGGTGAGGTCATGGGCCGCGATAAGCTGTATGCCAAGGCGCTCTACAAGGGCCTGATCGGCGCAGGGATGAAGATCCCGGCTACCGGGGCAATCATTGTAACTGTAGCCGACAAAGACAAGGCTGAAGCGGTTGAGCTGATGAAGGGCTTCCATGCCATGGGCTACAAAATCATCGCCACCGGCGGTACAGCAGCGGCGCTGGAGCAGGCCGGGCTGAACGTGATGAACGTGAACAAGCTGGATGAGGGGGAGCCGACCATTCTGGATCTGATCCGCGGCGGTCAAGCGAACTTCGTCTTCAATACATTGACTAAGGGCAAAACACCTGAGCGTGACGGATTCCGCATCCGCCGTGAAGCGGTAGAGAACGGCGTCGTTTGTATGACCTCGCTTGACACGGTAACGGCGCTGCTGAGAATGCTGCAGACGATTAACTTCTCGTCCCAGTCGATGCCTGCTTTTGTCGGACAATAA